The following coding sequences are from one Saccopteryx bilineata isolate mSacBil1 chromosome 3, mSacBil1_pri_phased_curated, whole genome shotgun sequence window:
- the ARHGEF1 gene encoding rho guanine nucleotide exchange factor 1 isoform X4 → METDNVVARGVAPGPPRPGLVPVSIIGAEDEDFENELETNAEEQNSQFQSLEQVKRRPAHLMALLQHVALQFEPGPLLCCLHADMLGSLGPKEAKKAFLDFYHSFLEKTAVLRVPVPPTVAFELDRTRPDLLSEDLQRQSVQEVVQSQQAAVSRQLEDFRSKRLMGMTPWEQELAQLEAWVVRDRAGFEARERHVAERLLAHLEEMQHTISTDEEKSAAVVHAISLYMRHLGVRTKSGDKKSGRNFFRKKVMGNRRSDEPTKTKKGLSSFLDAARWNRGETQGPDYRHLKVEADAEKPGLTERKGGLGVPSKDRNVGVPGQDTPGASLQFLSTDSPDREPGVDASLELGDPAPQGPASLESPAPLENTEEGPDTERRWKRLSGRLGRSESLRVSDRRRPSRGSLGAKGRGGGRSRSDVDMDPSSATAVLGPARRATPEPGEDGDPGRSGLELEPEEPPGWRELVPPSTLHSLLKSQVKRQEVISELLVTEAAHVRMLRVLHDLFYQPMADGGFFPLEELQNIFPSLDELIEVHSLFLDRLMKRRQESGYLIEEIGDVLLARFDGAEGSWFQKISSRFCSRQSFALEQLKAKQRKEPRFCAFVQEAESRPRCRRLQLKDMIPTEMQRLTKYPLLLQSIGQNTEEPAEREKVELAAECCREILHHVNQAVRDMEDLLRLKDYQRRLDLSHLRQSSDPMLSEFKNLDITKKKLVHEGPLTWRVTKDKAVEVHVLLLDDLLLLLQRQDERLLLKSHSRTLTPTPDGKMMLRPVLRLTSAMTREVATDHKAFYVIFTWDQEAQIYELVAQTVSERKNWCNLITETAGSLKVPAPASRPKPRPSPSSTREPLLSSENGNGSNREMPPADGRIERTLSALLPFCRSGPEGQLAAKALQKVLSLKQLLFPSEEESGTGPPPEGDRVPGCGPLNPKQAQEIREELLSLEETIKQLEEVEEEFCRLRLILSQLGENTVPQPGCT, encoded by the exons ATGGAGACAGACAACGTCGTGGCCCGAGGGGTG GCCCCGGGGCCACCGAGGCCTGGCCTGGTGCCCGTCAGCATCATTGGGGCCGAGGACGAAGATTTTGAGAACGAACTGGAGACG AATGCAGAGGAACAGAACAGCCAGTTCCAGAGCCTGGAGCAGGTGAAGCGGCGCCCGGCCCACCTGATGGCCCTCCTGCAGCATGTGGCCCTGCAGTTCGAGCCAGGACCCCTG CTCTGCTGCCTGCACGCGGACATGCTGGGCTCCCTGGGCCCCAAGGAGGCCAAGAAGGCCTTCCTCGACTTCTACCACAGCTTCCTGGAGAAGACCGCG GTTCTGCGGGTGCCTGTCCCTCCCACAGTCGCCTTTGAACTTG ACCGCACGCGGCCAGACCTCCTCTCCGAGGACCTCCAGCGACAGTCtgtgcaggaggtggtgcagAGCCAGCAGGCAGCCGTCAGCCGGCAGCTGGAGGACTTCCGCTCTAAGCGGCTCATGGGCATGACTCCCTGGGAGCAGGAGCTGGCCCAGCTGGAGGCCTGGGTGGTGCGGGATCGTGCGGGCTTCGAGGCCCGGGAGCGGCATGTGGCTGAGCGGCTGCTGGCCCACTTGGAGGAGATGCA ACATACCATCTCTACTGATGAAGAAAAGAG TGCTGCTGTGGTCCACGCCATCAGCTTATACATGCGCCACCTTGGGGTGCGGACCAAGAGTGGAGACAAGAAGTCAGGGAGGAATTTCTTCCGGAAAAAG GTGATGGGGAACCGGCGGTCAGATGAGCCGACCAAGACCAAGAAAGGACTGAGCAGCTTTCTGGATGCCGCCCGCTGGAACCGCGGAGAGACCCAGG GCCCAGATTATCGACACCTCAAAGTGGAGGCTGATG CTGAGAAGCCAGGCCTCACAGAACGGAAGGGAGGCTTGGGTGTGCCCTCCAAGGACCGGAATGTTGGGGTTCCTGGGCAGGATACCCCTGGAGCTTCACTGCAGTTTCTGTCTACGGACAGCCCTGACCGGGAACCAG GTGTTGATGCCTCATTGGAGCTGGGGGACCCGGCCCCACAGGGCCCAGCCAGCCTGGAGTCCCCGGCACCCCTGGAGAACACCGAGGAGGGTCCAGATACAGAGAG AAGGTGGAagag GCTGTCGGGGCGTCTGGGGCGCTCAGAGAGCCTGCGGGTGAGTGACCGCCGCCGGCCTTCCCGGGGCAGCCTCGGGGCTAAGGGCCGGGGTGGGGGCCGCTCCCGGAGCGACGTGGACATGGACCCCAGCTCCGCCACGGCTGTGCTTGGCCCTGCCCGACGAGCCAC CCCTGAGCCTGGAGAGGATGGAGACCCAGGACGGTCAGGACTAGAGCTGGAGCCGGAAGAGCCCCCCGGGTGGCGGGAGCTCgtcccccccagcaccctgcacagccTGCTCAAGAGCCAGGTGAAGCGGCAGGAGGTCATTAGCG AGCTGCTGGTGACAGAGGCAGCCCATGTGCGTATGCTGCGGGTGCTGCATGACCTCTTCTACCAGCCTATGGCCGATGGGGGCTTCTTCCCCCTGGAGGAACTGCAGAATATCTTCCCCAGCCTGGACGAGCTCATCGAGGTGCATT CCCTGTTCCTCGATCGCCTAATGAAGCGGAGACAGGAGAGCGGCTACCTCATTGAGGAGATTGGAGATGTGCTGCTGGCCCGG TTTGATGGTGCTGAGGGCTCCTGGTTCCAGAAAATCTCCTCCCGCTTCTGCAGCCGCCAGTCATTTGCCTTAGAGCAGCTCAAAGCCAAGCAGCGCAAGGAGCCTCGTTTCTGCGCCTTCGTGCAG GAGGCCGAGAGCCGCCCACGGTGCCGCCGCCTACAGCTGAAGGATATGATCCCCACAGAGATGCAGCGGCTGACCAAGTACCCCCTGCTCCTGCAGAGCATTGGTCAGAACACAG AAGAGCCTGCGGAACGGGAGAAAGTGGAGCTGGCGGCCGAGTGCTGCCGGGAAATTCTGCATCATGTCAACCAAGCCGTGCGGGACATGGAGGACCTGCTG CGGCTTAAGGATTATCAGAGGCGCCTGGACTTGTCCCATCTGCGGCAGAGCAGTGACCCTATGCTGAGCGAGTTCAAG AACCTGGACATCACCAAGAAGAAGCTGGTCCACGAGGGTCCGCTGACGTGGCGGGTGACAAAGGACAAGGCTGTGG AGGTCCACGTGCTGCTGTTGGAtgacctgctgctgctgcttcagcGCCAGGATGAGCGGCTGCTGCTCAAGTCGCATAGCCGGACGCTAACACCCACGCCTGATGGCAAGATGATGTTGCGGCCGGTGCTGCGGCTTACCTCCGCCATGACCCGGGAAGTGGCCACCG ATCACAAAGCCTTCTATGTCATTTTTACCTGGGACCAGGAGGCCCAGATATACGAGCTGGTGGCACAGACCGTGTCAGAGCGAAAGAA CTGGTGTAACCTTATCACTGAGACAGCGGGATCCCTGAAGGTCCCCGCCCCTGCTTCCCGCCCCAAACCCCGGCCCAGCCCAAGCAG CACTCGAGAACCCCTGCTTAGCTCTGAAAATGGCAACGGTAGCAACCGAGAGATGCCCCCAGCTGACG GCCGGATCGAGAGAACCCTCAGCGCCCTCCTGCCCTTCTGCAGGTCTGGCCCTGAGGGCCAGCTTGCTGCCAAAGCCCTCCAGAAAG TGCTGTCCCTGAAGCAGCTTCTGTTCCCCTCGGAGGAAGAGAGCGGGACCGGGCCACCCCCTGAAGGGGATAGAGTTCCAGGCTGCGGCCCCCTGAACCCCAAACAGGCCCAGGAAATCCGAGAGGAGCTACTCAGCCTGGAGGAGACCATTAAACAGCTGGAG gaggtggaggaggagtttTGCCGCCTGCGACTCATCCTGTCTCAGCTAGGGGAGAACACTGTCCCCCAGCCTGGCTGTACCTGA